A genomic segment from Ursus arctos isolate Adak ecotype North America unplaced genomic scaffold, UrsArc2.0 scaffold_104, whole genome shotgun sequence encodes:
- the GRINA gene encoding protein lifeguard 1 isoform X3, whose amino-acid sequence MKRVSWCLGTAILPPTLDILGDPSPPCLPTLGPLTHKPRSSLLHMGSQGTPRAPAPTPKGATLRAPTPKGATLRAPTLKGATLRGHIRRAPFHPTPMDNHRPSRHRTQAHLSMETTMKRVPRPTTTTRTSLPPTGMTRASARPSSGSCCGDFRRKHPWNLIALSILTVSLSYMVGMIASFYNTEAVIMAVGITTTVCFTVVIFSMQTRYDFTSCMGVLLVSLVVLVVFAVLCIFIRNRILEIVYASLGALLFTCFLAVDTQLLLGNKQLSLSPEEYVFAALNLYTDIINIFLYILTIIGRAKE is encoded by the exons ATGAAAAGAGTTTCTTGGTGTCTGGGGACAGCtatcctccccccaaccctggaTATCCTGGGGGACCCCAGCCCTCCATGCCTCCCTACCCTGGGGCCCCTTACCCACAAGCCCCGTTCCAGTCTTCTCCATATGGGCAGCCAGGGTacccccagggccccagctccTACCCCCAAGGGGGCTACCCTCAGGGCCCCTACCCCCAAGGGGGCTACCCTCAGGGCCCCTACCCTCAAGGGGGCTACCCTCAGGGGCCATATCCGCAGAGCCCCTTTCCACCCAACCCCTATGGACAACCACAGGCCTTCCCGGCACAGGACCCAGGCT CACCTCAGCATGGAAACTACCATGAAGAGGGTCCCCCGTCCTACTACGACAACCAGGACTTCCCTGCCACCAACTGGGATGACAAGAGCATCCGCCAGGCCTTCATCCGGAAG CTGCTGTGGAGACTTCCGGCGAAAGCATCCCTGGAACCTCATTGCCCTG TCGATCCTGACCGTCAGCCTGTCCTACATGGTGGGCATGATCGCCAGTTTCTACAACACTGAGGCGGTCATCATGGCCGTCGGCATCACGACCACCGTGTGCTTCACGGTGGTCATCTTCTCCATGCAG ACCCGCTACGACTTCACCTCGTGCATGGGCGTGCTGCTGGTGAGCCTGGTGGTGCTGGTCGTCTTCGCCGTCCTCTGCATCTTCATCCGGAACCGCATCCTGGAGATCGTGTACGCCTCGCTGGGCGCCTTGCTCTTCACCTGT TTCCTGGCAGTGGACACCCAGCTGCTGCTGGGGAACAAGCAGCTGTCCCTGAGCCCGGAGGAGTACGTGTTTGCCGCGCTGAACCTGTACACGGACATCATCAACatctttctctacatcctcaccatcATCGGCCGCGCCAAGGAGTAG
- the GRINA gene encoding protein lifeguard 1 isoform X2 has product MPHEKSFLVSGDSYPPPNPGYPGGPQPSMPPYPGAPYPQAPFQSSPYGQPGYPQGPSSYPQGGYPQGPYPQGGYPQGPYPQGGYPQGPYPQSPFPPNPYGQPQAFPAQDPGSPQHGNYHEEGPPSYYDNQDFPATNWDDKSIRQAFIRKVFLVLTLQLSVTLSTVAVFTFVGKVKGFVRENVWTYYVSYAVFFISLIVLSCCGDFRRKHPWNLIALTRYDFTSCMGVLLVSLVVLVVFAVLCIFIRNRILEIVYASLGALLFTCFLAVDTQLLLGNKQLSLSPEEYVFAALNLYTDIINIFLYILTIIGRAKE; this is encoded by the exons ATGCCCCATGAAAAGAGTTTCTTGGTGTCTGGGGACAGCtatcctccccccaaccctggaTATCCTGGGGGACCCCAGCCCTCCATGCCTCCCTACCCTGGGGCCCCTTACCCACAAGCCCCGTTCCAGTCTTCTCCATATGGGCAGCCAGGGTacccccagggccccagctccTACCCCCAAGGGGGCTACCCTCAGGGCCCCTACCCCCAAGGGGGCTACCCTCAGGGCCCCTACCCTCAAGGGGGCTACCCTCAGGGGCCATATCCGCAGAGCCCCTTTCCACCCAACCCCTATGGACAACCACAGGCCTTCCCGGCACAGGACCCAGGCT CACCTCAGCATGGAAACTACCATGAAGAGGGTCCCCCGTCCTACTACGACAACCAGGACTTCCCTGCCACCAACTGGGATGACAAGAGCATCCGCCAGGCCTTCATCCGGAAG GTGTTCCTGGTGCTGACCCTGCAGCTGTCTGTGACGCTGTCCACTGTGGCCGTGTTCACCTTCGTTGGGAAGGTGAAGGGCTTCGTCCGGGAGAACGTGTGGACGTACTATGTGTCCTATGCGGTCTTCTTCATCTCGCTCATTGTTCTCAGCTGCTGTGGAGACTTCCGGCGAAAGCATCCCTGGAACCTCATTGCCCTG ACCCGCTACGACTTCACCTCGTGCATGGGCGTGCTGCTGGTGAGCCTGGTGGTGCTGGTCGTCTTCGCCGTCCTCTGCATCTTCATCCGGAACCGCATCCTGGAGATCGTGTACGCCTCGCTGGGCGCCTTGCTCTTCACCTGT TTCCTGGCAGTGGACACCCAGCTGCTGCTGGGGAACAAGCAGCTGTCCCTGAGCCCGGAGGAGTACGTGTTTGCCGCGCTGAACCTGTACACGGACATCATCAACatctttctctacatcctcaccatcATCGGCCGCGCCAAGGAGTAG
- the GRINA gene encoding protein lifeguard 1 isoform X1 encodes MPHEKSFLVSGDSYPPPNPGYPGGPQPSMPPYPGAPYPQAPFQSSPYGQPGYPQGPSSYPQGGYPQGPYPQGGYPQGPYPQGGYPQGPYPQSPFPPNPYGQPQAFPAQDPGSPQHGNYHEEGPPSYYDNQDFPATNWDDKSIRQAFIRKVFLVLTLQLSVTLSTVAVFTFVGKVKGFVRENVWTYYVSYAVFFISLIVLSCCGDFRRKHPWNLIALSILTVSLSYMVGMIASFYNTEAVIMAVGITTTVCFTVVIFSMQTRYDFTSCMGVLLVSLVVLVVFAVLCIFIRNRILEIVYASLGALLFTCFLAVDTQLLLGNKQLSLSPEEYVFAALNLYTDIINIFLYILTIIGRAKE; translated from the exons ATGCCCCATGAAAAGAGTTTCTTGGTGTCTGGGGACAGCtatcctccccccaaccctggaTATCCTGGGGGACCCCAGCCCTCCATGCCTCCCTACCCTGGGGCCCCTTACCCACAAGCCCCGTTCCAGTCTTCTCCATATGGGCAGCCAGGGTacccccagggccccagctccTACCCCCAAGGGGGCTACCCTCAGGGCCCCTACCCCCAAGGGGGCTACCCTCAGGGCCCCTACCCTCAAGGGGGCTACCCTCAGGGGCCATATCCGCAGAGCCCCTTTCCACCCAACCCCTATGGACAACCACAGGCCTTCCCGGCACAGGACCCAGGCT CACCTCAGCATGGAAACTACCATGAAGAGGGTCCCCCGTCCTACTACGACAACCAGGACTTCCCTGCCACCAACTGGGATGACAAGAGCATCCGCCAGGCCTTCATCCGGAAG GTGTTCCTGGTGCTGACCCTGCAGCTGTCTGTGACGCTGTCCACTGTGGCCGTGTTCACCTTCGTTGGGAAGGTGAAGGGCTTCGTCCGGGAGAACGTGTGGACGTACTATGTGTCCTATGCGGTCTTCTTCATCTCGCTCATTGTTCTCAGCTGCTGTGGAGACTTCCGGCGAAAGCATCCCTGGAACCTCATTGCCCTG TCGATCCTGACCGTCAGCCTGTCCTACATGGTGGGCATGATCGCCAGTTTCTACAACACTGAGGCGGTCATCATGGCCGTCGGCATCACGACCACCGTGTGCTTCACGGTGGTCATCTTCTCCATGCAG ACCCGCTACGACTTCACCTCGTGCATGGGCGTGCTGCTGGTGAGCCTGGTGGTGCTGGTCGTCTTCGCCGTCCTCTGCATCTTCATCCGGAACCGCATCCTGGAGATCGTGTACGCCTCGCTGGGCGCCTTGCTCTTCACCTGT TTCCTGGCAGTGGACACCCAGCTGCTGCTGGGGAACAAGCAGCTGTCCCTGAGCCCGGAGGAGTACGTGTTTGCCGCGCTGAACCTGTACACGGACATCATCAACatctttctctacatcctcaccatcATCGGCCGCGCCAAGGAGTAG